The genomic window CATAAGAATGACGACGACTGTACGAATAGCAGTTGCTAGATTGGATGGAACTCCCTCAATCCCAATCTTGGCTAAAATTGACGTTAAGGCTGCAAAGATAGCTGATAAAAGTGCGAAGAAAAACCACATGGCAAATACCTCCTCTTTTTATTATAAGTAATTGATGCTGACTTGTCAGGTATCAAGTGAAATCTTGATAAAATACCAGATGGAAAAACTATACCAATTTTTATTCTTGACAAGTGAGAAAAACAAGTATATACTGTTTTTGCTGATTCCGTAAAGTGAGAATTAGACTATACCAATTTAAGGAGAAAGCACAGCTGGTCTGTGTCGTATATACTATGTGTGGAATTGTTGGTGTTGTTGGAAACACAAATGCAACTGATATTTTGATTCAAGGGCTTGAAAAGCTCGAATACCGCGGTTATGATTCTGCGGGGATTTTTGTCCTAGGTGGTGCTGAAAATCACCTGGTTAAGGCTGTCGGTCGTATCGCAGAATTGTCTGCCAAGACAGCAGGTGTTGAGGGGACAACTGGTATCGGACATACTCGTTGGGCGACTCACGGGAAACCAACGGAAGACAATGCTCACCCACACCGCTCTGAGACAGGACGTTTTGTCTTGGTGCACAATGGGGTGATTGAAAACTACCTTGAAATCAAGGAAGAATACCTTGCAGGTCACCACTTCAAGGGGCAAACCGATACGGAAATCGCTGTTCACTTGATTGGGAAATTTGCAGAAGAAGAAGGTCTCTCAGTTCTTGAAGCCTTCAAAAAAGCTCTTCACATCATCCGTGGTTCTTATGCCTTTGCCTTGATTGACTCTGAAAATCCAGATGTCATCTATGTCGCTAAGAACAAATCACCGCTCTTGATTGGTCTTGGAGAAGGCTACAACATGGTCTGCTCAGATGCTATGGCTATGATTCGAGAGACCAACCAATACATGGAAATTCATGACCAAGAGTTGGTAATCGTCAAGGCTGATAGCGTCGAAGTTCAAGACTATGATGGTAACAGTCGTGAGCGTGCTAGCTATACTGCTGAGCTAGACTTGTCAGATATCGGTAAGGGGACTTACCCTTACTACATGCTCAAGGAAATCGACGAGCAACCAACGGTCATGCGCAAACTCATCCAAGCCTACACAGATGAGGCTGGTCAAGTTGTTGTAGATCCAGCTATCATCAAGGCTGTTCAAGATGCAGACCGCATTTACATCCTTGCAGCTGGAACATCGTACCACGCAGGATTTGCTTCTAAGAAGATGCTGGAAGAGTTGACGGATACACCTGTTGAACTTGGAATTTCATCTGAGTGGGGCTATGGTATGCCACTTCTCAGCAAAAAACTACTCTTCATCTTTATCAGCCAGTCTGGTGAAACAGCTGATAGCCGTCAGGTTTTGGTTAAGGCCAATGAAATGGGAATCCCAAGCTTGACAGTGACAAACGTTCCAGGCTCAACTCTTTCACGTGAAGCCAACCATACCATGCTCCTTCATGCAGGTCCTGAAATTGCCGTAGCATCAACAAAGGCTTATACTGCGCAAATCGCAGCTCTTGCCTTCCTAGCAAAAGCAGTCGGAGAAGCAAACGGTAATGCCAAAGCTCAAGCCTTTGACTTGGTTCATGAGTTGTCAATCGTAGCTCAGTCTATCGAATCAACTCTTTCTGAGAAAGAAACCATTGATGCAAAAGTTCGTGACCTTCTCGAAACAACTCGCAACGCCTTTTACATCGGACGTGGTCAAGACTACTATGTAGCCATGGAAGCCAGTCTTAAGCTAAAAGAGATTTCTTACATCCAGTGTGAAGGTTTTGCGGCAGGGGAACTCAAGCATGGAACCATTGCCTTGATTGAAGAAGGAACGCCTGTCTTGGCCCTCTTATCAGATCCAGTCCTTGCCAACCATACTCGTGGAAATATCCAAGAGGTCGCAGCCCGTGGTGCCAAGGTTCTCACTATTGCAGAAGAGAATGTTGCTAAAGAGACAGACGATATCGTCCTTACGACCGTCCACCCTTACCTCTCACCAATCTCAATGGTCGTACCAACGCAATTGGTCGCTTATTTTGCAACACTCCACCGTGGCCTTGATGTGGACAAACCACGTAACCTTGCTAAGTCAGTAACAGTAGAATAAGCAAAGAAAGTCTAGTTCATCTAGGCTTTTTTGCTCTCTCTTGGTATGCTTGAGTGGGG from Streptococcus oralis includes these protein-coding regions:
- the glmS gene encoding glutamine--fructose-6-phosphate transaminase (isomerizing), yielding MCGIVGVVGNTNATDILIQGLEKLEYRGYDSAGIFVLGGAENHLVKAVGRIAELSAKTAGVEGTTGIGHTRWATHGKPTEDNAHPHRSETGRFVLVHNGVIENYLEIKEEYLAGHHFKGQTDTEIAVHLIGKFAEEEGLSVLEAFKKALHIIRGSYAFALIDSENPDVIYVAKNKSPLLIGLGEGYNMVCSDAMAMIRETNQYMEIHDQELVIVKADSVEVQDYDGNSRERASYTAELDLSDIGKGTYPYYMLKEIDEQPTVMRKLIQAYTDEAGQVVVDPAIIKAVQDADRIYILAAGTSYHAGFASKKMLEELTDTPVELGISSEWGYGMPLLSKKLLFIFISQSGETADSRQVLVKANEMGIPSLTVTNVPGSTLSREANHTMLLHAGPEIAVASTKAYTAQIAALAFLAKAVGEANGNAKAQAFDLVHELSIVAQSIESTLSEKETIDAKVRDLLETTRNAFYIGRGQDYYVAMEASLKLKEISYIQCEGFAAGELKHGTIALIEEGTPVLALLSDPVLANHTRGNIQEVAARGAKVLTIAEENVAKETDDIVLTTVHPYLSPISMVVPTQLVAYFATLHRGLDVDKPRNLAKSVTVE